CCTTTTCAAACGCAAACTACTACTTTCTGAAAATAGGGGCGCAGGCAGGGCGTCAGATCGCGACCCTTCCGTTCCCAGACGCTCCGGACGCCCGGCCGGTTACGCAGTTGACTGGACGCTACGTGGTTGATCCCGAAGATTTTCTCTGGAGCAAGGAAGGAATCGCAGAGGGCAAGGGAAGTGGTCTGACCTGGGTGAGCGTCCCGATTAGTCCGGCTGGCCGATTGCGCATTTTAGAAGGCGTGTTGCCGCCGGGGCTGACGGCCGGGACGGTTACCTACCGCGCTCGCGTCGCCATTCAGTCGAATCCTGCAGCGTATGTTCGTTTTATCTCACGTGGACAGGAACTTGCGCGCGTTTCTGCAGGCGTTACCTTTCCGGATCCAGAAAGTCCAGTCGCACGCGCTGCCGAGGTGACGTTCACGCAGGCACTGGCTACGGCTGCCCCGCTAGAGCTGGAAATGACCCTGACGAATCCCGGCGGCGATCCGCGGGCAGCCCTAGAGTGGCTGCGCGTCTTCTATCCCATGCGGCTGGTCGCTACCGAAGACTATCTGCGCTTTTTTACACCGCCGGGTCAGACCGGCACCTTTGCGTTCTTGCTGGAAGGCTTTAGCGAACCGCCCCAGGTGTGGGACGTGACCGATCCCGGCACCATTGTGCGGTTGGAGGTGCGACCGGCTCCCGGCGGTTACCGCGTCCAGGTCGTCTGCAACGATCCGGAACGTCCCCGCGAACTGGTGGCCTTCACACCGGCGGCCGTGCGCCCGCTGGATCCAGCAGGGGCCCGCCGCGTGCCCAACCAGAACCTGCACGGCATTGATTTCTACCCGGACCTGGCCATCATTACGGCCGACACGTTCCGCGTTTACGCCGAACAGCTGGCTGAGCACCGGCGCCGGCAGGGATTGCGGGTGGTCGTGGCGACCGTCGAGCAGATCTACAACGAATTTTCAGGTGGGGTGCCCGACATGCGGGCTGTGCGCGACTATCTGAAGTTTCTCTACGACCGCGCGCCCGACGAATCCTCGCTGCTTCGCTACGCACTGCTGTTTGGCGACGGACACTACAACTACCGCGAGCTCTGGCAAAAGCCGACGCTCAAAAACTGGGTGCCTCCTTACGAGACGGTCGACTCCTATCACCCGATTAACTCCTACACGAGTGATGATTACTTCGGGCTGCTCGATGACAACGAGGGGCTGTGGATCGACTACGGCGCAGGGGCCTACAGCACAGAACGACTGGACCTGGGCATCGGTCGCCTGCCCGTGCAGACGCCGGAAGAGGCGCAGCAGATCCTGACCAAAATCTTTCGGTATGAAAGTCCAGAAACCTACGGGCCCTGGCGGCTGCGCTACACCTTTGTCGCCGACGACGGCCCGACCGGGGTGGCCGCCCAGCAAAACGACCTGGATCTGCACGTGCAGAACATCGACGTAGTCGCTGAAGAAGTAAAGCAGTTCTTCCCGGCCATTGATGTGCAAAAGATTTACGCCGTGTCGTACCCACGTGTGTTTATGGGCATCTGGCGCATCCCGGACGCTCGGCGTGACATTCTGCGGGTGCTGGAAGAGGGCACGCTGGTGTTTAACTATAGCGGGCATGGCAGCAGTGATGTGCTGGCGCAGGAAGAGATCTTTACGAAAGAGGATGCGGCTGCGCTGTCCAACCGGGATCGCCTGGCCATTTTTATCACGGCCACCTGCACCTGGGGACGGTGGGACATGACCGAGACGCAGAGTGGAGGAGAAGTTTTGCTGCTCAATCCTAATGGGGGCGCTGTAGCGGTCTTCAGCGCCGTCCGTCTGGTCTACACCTCACCGGATACCAGCGTGCTGAACGTAGGACTGAACCGCATGCTCAACAGGTATCTGTTGCAGCCAGAACCCGATGGGCAAATGCCGCGCCTGGGGGATGCGTTGCGCCGCATGAAGAATACGCGGGCTGGATTGCAGAACAACAACCGGCGGTTTAACCTGTTGGGCGACCCGACGCTACGCATAGGCTTCCCGAGCCGCCGCCTGGTTGTCGAAAGTATCAACAATCAACCCCCTGATCCTGAGCAACCTGTGCCCATGCGGGCGCTGGAGCGCGTGACGGTACAGGGCTATGTGCAGGAGGCCACCGGGCAGCCGGACGCAAGCTTCGACGGAGTGGTGACGCTCACGGTCTTTGATGCCGAACGGCAAAAACCATTACCCTACTGGCGCTACATGCCCACGCCATACTATCTGGTACGCGAAGACCTCATCTGGCGTGGACAGGTTGACGTGCGTGGTGGGCGTTTTACTGCTACCTTTGTCGTTCCCAAAGATATCCTTTATAGCAACCGGCACGGTCGCATCTCTGCCTATGCCCACAACTTCGAAAGCCACGCGGCAGGCTTTACGGAAGGCTTTGTGGTCGGTGGCACAGCCGCCTCTATTCCGGACGACCGCGACGGCCCGGAGATCCGACTGTACTTGAATGATACGACGTTTGTCTCAGGAGGACTGGTCCCCCCGAATCCTCGCCTGATTGTGCACCTGTACGATGCGTCCGGTATCAACACGGTAGGGGCAGGACTGGGCCACGAACTGCTGCTGATCATCGACGGGGACGAAGCACGGGCGCAAAATCTGAGCAGCGCGTTTCGAAGTGAACCGAACTCCTATCAACGCGGACGGGTGGAGTGGACGCTGACAGATCTGGAGCCCGGACCGCATACGCTTACCGTACGCGCCTGGGATGTGCTGAATAATGTGAGCACTGCGTCGCTGGATTTTATCATCAGCGATGATGAGCAGCTCGAACTTCGAAACGTGTTCAACTACCCGAACCCCACGACGGGCCCCACCCGCTTCGTGTTCGAACATAACCAGCCGGCCGGTACGCCGGCCCGCGTGCAGGTGCGCATCTATACGCTGGCCGGACGACCCGTGCGCACGCTCGATGGTATAGAGACGCTCCCCACCGGCGTGCTGCCTGCCAACATGGTCATCATCCCCTGGGATGGACGGGATGAAGATGCCGATCCGCTGGCTACCGGTATTTACCTGTATCGCCTGCGCGTAGAAATTGAACGGCCAGACGGCTCGCGCCAGGTGGCCGAACATATGGACCGTCTGGCGATTATTCGCTGAACTGGTCCTGTTTTTGTTTAAACTATAGAACCTGACCGGAAAACAATGGGTTATTCCTCAAAACAGAAGAACGTTATGCGTACGATGCGACACACGCTGCGCACGTTTTGCGCACTGCTGGGGCTTGCACTGGGGCTGGGGCAAGGGCAACCCGCGCTTGCTCAGGTAGGAGGAGCGGCTGTCCTGTTTTTGCAGATAGAACCGGATAGCCGGGCGGCCGGCATGGGGAATGCCGGAGTAGCCGTAGCAGACAACGCCTACGCCTTGTTCTGGAATCCCGCAGGCCTTGCTTTCCAACCGGCAGCCGTTGAAGTGTCCCTGACGCATTCAAACTGGTTGCCGGAATTCAATGCAGGCCTGTACTATGAATACGTAGTCGGACGGTTCTCGGTGGGCAAGCTGGGAAATATGGGAGCCCATGTGACGCTGCTCAACATGGGAGAGCACGAATGGCGGGATGAAAACAACAATCCGCTCGGTACCTTCCGTTCGTATGACATCGCGGTGGGCGTCTCCTACGGCTATCCAATCAACGAGCGCCTGGCCCTGGGGGTAGGTATCCGGTACATCTACTCCAATCTGGCCTCGGGTATTGAAGTCGAAGGGCGCGAAACCAAAGCAGGAAAGTCCTTCGGCATGGATCTGGGTCTGCTGTACCGAACCGAACCATTCAGCCTGGGAGGACAGGCAAAAGGGCAGTTCTCGGTGGGCTTCAACCTGAACAACATGGGGCCCCAGATCCAGTACTCCGATGGCGCTCAGAAGGACCCCATTCCGACCAATCTGCGCTTCGGCTATGCTTTTACCATTGACCTGGATCCCTACAATCGGATCACGTTCGCCAACGACTTCACGAAGCTGCTCATTCGGGTGCGCAGCGACTCAACAGGATCCCGGGCCGATCCGTTTTACAAGGCAATCTTCACAGCCTGGCGGCCGATCAAAGTGCGCACCAATGCGCTCAACGAGGAAGATGCGCAGTACCGCACGCTGAATATCTTTGAGCAGCTTATGATCGGGATGGGGCTGGAATACTGGTATAACCAGCTCTTCGCGCTGCGGGGAGGATTCTTCTATGAGAACCCCTACAATGGGAACCGGCAGTTTCTGACGTTCGGGGCGGGGCTGCGCTACAATATCCTGGGTGTCGACTTCTCTTACGTATACGCCCTCAAGGAAAACCACCCGCTGGCCAATACCATGCGTTTTTCGCTGCTGCTGAGTTTTAAGAAGTAAGAGGGCTAGCAGTGGACCAATCAGGCGCTTGCCTTTCGGGCAAGCGCTTTTTTATTTACCTCATAGTTTTCATAGGCTTACCCGATGAAGACGATCCGATGCGCCTGCGCCTGATGACGGCGGCGCATGTGCTGGCGCCGCGCGTTTCAGTCAACTGGATCATCAATCAGCGGGCAGATCTGCTCTGGTTCATTGGAGGAGCCTTGGCCGGCTATTTGCTGTTTTTCATGCATGCCGGTCTCGGCTGGGACATGATCACGATCTGGTTTCTATGGGTTATTTTTCTTGACAGTCCGCACTTCTTTGGAACCATCAGCCGAACCTATCTGGACAAGCAGGAATTTCGCCAGCGCAAGAAGCTACTCACCTGGAGTCTGCTCTGGTTTGCCGCTGGTCCGTTCATGATCCTGGTTTCCTGGGGGTTGTACCATCTGGGCGTAGAGAACTATCAGCTTCCCTGGAAGGCCTTTCTGGTATTTTTTGGCCTGTGGGCCTACTGGCATGTGGTGCGGCAGCACTATGGGTTCATGCGACTCTACCATCGAAAAAACAATGACCTGGATCGCATAGACTATCGCATTGACAGTGCGCTGCTGTATGGAGGACTGTTGTTACCGTTTCTGGCTTTTGTGGTGCGTCATCCAGAAGCTCGGCGAGGGCTTGGGTTGCCCGAAGCCTTTCCGGATTACCCGCCGCTACCGCATGGTAGCCGGCTGGCGGCGCTGTTTGACCTGAACTACCTGCAGGCGGTTACCTGGGAGCAATGGGTGGTGGCGTTTACCGCAGCCGCTGTCGGCACACTGGCCGTTGTCTTTGGGATACGCCAGCTCGTCAGGATAATTCGCGGTGAGCCTATTAATTTGCCGAAGATCCTGTTTATGCTGGCCGTGGTACCTCTCCATGTGTACATATGCTATGCCCCGGCCGTTCTCACAGCGCCATTGCTGGCTTTTGGAGCGTTTGTGACTATCTTTCACGACATCCAGTATCATGCAATCGTCTGGTTTCACCATCGCAATCGGTATCACCGGCCCGGCGTAGATCCGCGTCAGTTTGGACTGGCGCCAAAAATTTCGCGCAGTCTGCTCACCTATTTTGGGTGCGCCATCTTTTTTGCAGCGATTTTTCGGCTGCTGGGTTGTACGCTTGACGTGCATCCGGGCTGCGCCCCGTTTGTAATTACCAGCGAAGTGCCTCTTTTTGGAGAACTGAACACCGATGCGTTGCTGAAAGGTTTTTTGATAGGTTTTCCGCTGCATCACTACTTTGTTGATCAGTACATATGGAAACCTAGTAAAAGCAAATCCCTGCGCAGGGATCTGAAGCTTGAAGCCTGAATTTGCGGGGCAGTGGGCCGGCTTCGGCGGCCAGGCTTTTTTACAGAACAATGGATGGAAGGGCTTGCAATCGTACGTGGCATTTTGGTTCTTTGGGCATCATCCGGGAAGTTAAAGTACCAGGTGCACAATGCCGTGGTATCGTAAGCTGCACTGGCAGATTCTGATTGGGTTGCTGCTGGGCCTGTTGTTTGGTCTGCTCGCGGCGGCGCAGGGCTGGAGTGGTTTTGTAACGCGCTGGATCGCTCCATTCGGAACGATTTTTATCAACCTGTTGAAGTTAATAGCCGTTCCGCTGGTGCTGGCCTCGCTGATTGTGGGGGTAACGTCACTGTTCGACCTGAAGCGCCTCTCCCGCATCGGGGGCAAGACCATTGCCATCTATATAGCTACGACTGCTGTGGCCATTACGATTGGCCTGGGGATTGTCAACGTGCTGCGTCCGGGGCATGCCGTGCCTCCTGAAATGCGGGCACGCCTTCAGCAAGCGTATGAAGCCGATGTGGAGGCGCGGACGGAGCTGGCCGAGCAGGCCCGCCAGCGAGGGCCGTTGCAGGTGTTGGTGGACATTGTGCCGGAAAACGTCTTTAGCGCCGCTTCCAACAACCGCAACATGTTGCAGGTTGTTTTTATTGCGCTGTTTGCGGGCATTGGGCTTTTGATGATTCCAACGGAAAAGGCGCAGCCGGTTATTGCCTTTTTCGATGGCATCAATGCCCTGGTTATCCGCCTGGTAGAGTTGATCATGCGCATTGCGCCCATTGGCGTTTTTGCACTGCTGGCTGACACCATCACGTCTATTGCGCGCGACAACCTGCAACAGGTTTTTGAGCTGCTGGCGGCGCTGGGCTACTACAGCCTGGCTGTTGTGCTGGGATTGCTAATTCAGATGCTCGGGACCTACCCGTTGCTGCTCAAGGTGCTGGCCGGCGTGCCGTTGAAAACGTTCTTTGCGGGTATAGTCCCGGCCCAGCTCGTAGCGTTTTCTACCTCCTCGAGTGGGGCAACGCTGCCGGTAACCATGGAGTGCGCGGAAAAGAATCTGGGGGTCTCGGAGGAAGTATCCTCGTTTGTGCTGCCGCTTGGCGCTACGATTAACATGGATGGGACGGCACTTTACCAGGCGGTAGCCGCTGTGTTTATTGCCCAGACGCTGGGCCTGGGGCTGGACCTGAGCGCGCAATTGACGATTCTGCTCACGGCCGTGTTGGCGTCGATCGGTACGGCTGCGGTCCCCAGCGCCGGGATTGTAATGCTGGTGATCATTCTGGAGTCGGTCGGGGTTCCCAGTGCAGGGATTGCGCTGATCCTGGGCGTAGATCGGGTCCTGGACATGTGCCGCACGGTAACGAATGTAACCGGTGATTTGACCGTAGCTACCGTAGTAGCCGCTACGGAAGGCCAGTTGGTGATGCCCGTAGCTGAAACGAGAAGCGCCTCCTGACCACCCAGGAAGGCGCTTCCCGGCATCGCGTGCCGTGCGGGGATGAAGTGGAGGATCAGTTGCGGGTTGTATACTGCCGGAACCGGACCCAGATGCGGCAGGCCATGTCGCTTTCGCCCAGCGGGCAGTTAAAGTGGCGGTAGGCAATCCAGCCCATCCGCTCCGAGACCACCCGAAGCCGCTTTGACAGTTCATTCAACTGGTTGGAAAGCTGCCGAAAAGCCTGGGCCATTCGTTCGTTGGGACGTTCCATAGAGCCCGCCTCCTGAACTATCCAGTCCTTAGTCAAATCCTTTCTGATAAAAAAGTGCAGGTATGTTCATGGAAAAACATGCGCTTCTGGCGCATTGATCTGCCCAGTCTCGGCGCATTTCAACGTCGCCGCAGCGGACGCACACTGATCTCTTTGAAGTAAACAACATCCTCTGGACCGTGATTTTGCAGGCCAATATAGCCTTTCAGGGGGCGCGGCCCGCGGTCTGGTTCATACCAGGCTTGTTTGGGCGGTACTGGATCGCCCTCCGTATAGTCGGTGACCAGCACACCGTTGACGTGCACCATCGTGCGGGGGCCATCCAGCGTAATTTCCATCACATTCCACTGCCCCGGACGCGCAGGACGGGCACGGGCTCTGGTAAGGGAATACAGTACACCGGTGCAGTGATACGCATCTCCGTGATCATCAATCTGCACCTCATAGCCGCGATTGACGGGCATCCAGGGCTCTGTAGGAGGCTCTGGGATCCGGATAAATACTCCTGAATTTTTACCACCAGGATTTCGATACACCACCCGAATGACAACGTTACCAAACGGCTGGCGCGTGTACCAGAGCAGCCCCATCCCCCCTTCGGTTTTGAGCAGGCCATTTTCGACGACGAAACGACCTTCACCGACGTGTTGCCAGCCGTCAAGATTTTTTCCATTAAACAAAGGAGTCCAGAGCGTGTCCTGGGCAAAAAGAGGCATTGAGGCCAGCAGCGACGGCAGCAGAAGATGGAGCAAACGCATGGAAGTATGCTGTTGTGGGTGGGTTACTGTAAGATAAAATAAAAAAGCCGGCTCGTAAGAGCCGGC
The genomic region above belongs to Rhodothermus profundi and contains:
- the porV gene encoding type IX secretion system outer membrane channel protein PorV, with protein sequence MRTMRHTLRTFCALLGLALGLGQGQPALAQVGGAAVLFLQIEPDSRAAGMGNAGVAVADNAYALFWNPAGLAFQPAAVEVSLTHSNWLPEFNAGLYYEYVVGRFSVGKLGNMGAHVTLLNMGEHEWRDENNNPLGTFRSYDIAVGVSYGYPINERLALGVGIRYIYSNLASGIEVEGRETKAGKSFGMDLGLLYRTEPFSLGGQAKGQFSVGFNLNNMGPQIQYSDGAQKDPIPTNLRFGYAFTIDLDPYNRITFANDFTKLLIRVRSDSTGSRADPFYKAIFTAWRPIKVRTNALNEEDAQYRTLNIFEQLMIGMGLEYWYNQLFALRGGFFYENPYNGNRQFLTFGAGLRYNILGVDFSYVYALKENHPLANTMRFSLLLSFKK
- a CDS encoding 3-keto-disaccharide hydrolase, with product MRLLHLLLPSLLASMPLFAQDTLWTPLFNGKNLDGWQHVGEGRFVVENGLLKTEGGMGLLWYTRQPFGNVVIRVVYRNPGGKNSGVFIRIPEPPTEPWMPVNRGYEVQIDDHGDAYHCTGVLYSLTRARARPARPGQWNVMEITLDGPRTMVHVNGVLVTDYTEGDPVPPKQAWYEPDRGPRPLKGYIGLQNHGPEDVVYFKEISVRPLRRR
- the porU gene encoding type IX secretion system sortase PorU gives rise to the protein MACLLACGLVLAVAAQPVEIRSLDRAPQGEVLEVVAHWSQPLAAALDSAGVQTLSWQAVVAATGGAWETSETVWLPILAAPRVDLIAADYEEVPLRLDEQGASLAAWLNQPPVEVVGVGMERRRPAGTLSARLLVYDEARQVLRRYRRLQVRLRYPVAQASVLGTGLQPADNPHLQVTQSVLAEGLIVKFPVREEGLYRIDRATLAELLALVGRSVDEIDPRRLQLYGNGGRPLPALNSAPRPVDLIENPVWRVGLDDGSFDEGDALIFYAAGVQGWRYNAQHGEWEHYTHPFSNANYYFLKIGAQAGRQIATLPFPDAPDARPVTQLTGRYVVDPEDFLWSKEGIAEGKGSGLTWVSVPISPAGRLRILEGVLPPGLTAGTVTYRARVAIQSNPAAYVRFISRGQELARVSAGVTFPDPESPVARAAEVTFTQALATAAPLELEMTLTNPGGDPRAALEWLRVFYPMRLVATEDYLRFFTPPGQTGTFAFLLEGFSEPPQVWDVTDPGTIVRLEVRPAPGGYRVQVVCNDPERPRELVAFTPAAVRPLDPAGARRVPNQNLHGIDFYPDLAIITADTFRVYAEQLAEHRRRQGLRVVVATVEQIYNEFSGGVPDMRAVRDYLKFLYDRAPDESSLLRYALLFGDGHYNYRELWQKPTLKNWVPPYETVDSYHPINSYTSDDYFGLLDDNEGLWIDYGAGAYSTERLDLGIGRLPVQTPEEAQQILTKIFRYESPETYGPWRLRYTFVADDGPTGVAAQQNDLDLHVQNIDVVAEEVKQFFPAIDVQKIYAVSYPRVFMGIWRIPDARRDILRVLEEGTLVFNYSGHGSSDVLAQEEIFTKEDAAALSNRDRLAIFITATCTWGRWDMTETQSGGEVLLLNPNGGAVAVFSAVRLVYTSPDTSVLNVGLNRMLNRYLLQPEPDGQMPRLGDALRRMKNTRAGLQNNNRRFNLLGDPTLRIGFPSRRLVVESINNQPPDPEQPVPMRALERVTVQGYVQEATGQPDASFDGVVTLTVFDAERQKPLPYWRYMPTPYYLVREDLIWRGQVDVRGGRFTATFVVPKDILYSNRHGRISAYAHNFESHAAGFTEGFVVGGTAASIPDDRDGPEIRLYLNDTTFVSGGLVPPNPRLIVHLYDASGINTVGAGLGHELLLIIDGDEARAQNLSSAFRSEPNSYQRGRVEWTLTDLEPGPHTLTVRAWDVLNNVSTASLDFIISDDEQLELRNVFNYPNPTTGPTRFVFEHNQPAGTPARVQVRIYTLAGRPVRTLDGIETLPTGVLPANMVIIPWDGRDEDADPLATGIYLYRLRVEIERPDGSRQVAEHMDRLAIIR
- a CDS encoding dicarboxylate/amino acid:cation symporter, with amino-acid sequence MPWYRKLHWQILIGLLLGLLFGLLAAAQGWSGFVTRWIAPFGTIFINLLKLIAVPLVLASLIVGVTSLFDLKRLSRIGGKTIAIYIATTAVAITIGLGIVNVLRPGHAVPPEMRARLQQAYEADVEARTELAEQARQRGPLQVLVDIVPENVFSAASNNRNMLQVVFIALFAGIGLLMIPTEKAQPVIAFFDGINALVIRLVELIMRIAPIGVFALLADTITSIARDNLQQVFELLAALGYYSLAVVLGLLIQMLGTYPLLLKVLAGVPLKTFFAGIVPAQLVAFSTSSSGATLPVTMECAEKNLGVSEEVSSFVLPLGATINMDGTALYQAVAAVFIAQTLGLGLDLSAQLTILLTAVLASIGTAAVPSAGIVMLVIILESVGVPSAGIALILGVDRVLDMCRTVTNVTGDLTVATVVAATEGQLVMPVAETRSAS